In Molothrus ater isolate BHLD 08-10-18 breed brown headed cowbird chromosome 21, BPBGC_Mater_1.1, whole genome shotgun sequence, a single genomic region encodes these proteins:
- the LOC129046913 gene encoding basic salivary proline-rich protein 3-like, with translation MRQALLRAANPQDMAPRARTDAQGAPPEHGEELVQGALEPVTQGACGGSLMAISQTQSCAPGCPTALRAAPPRSFQRNPSPPSRGPRARPGAGLEPAVPPPRRRRPQPLDGAAPTSKAGAPQRPGRPWRPRAAAAPAFPQRRRRPWRKRVSELPGSRIRSRSGHGGPALRLPPPQDAAAGQPPTEAPLRGGDAPAGASRHRLRQRQQRRRPPRPCVSAAPGIAGLRPLRAEQSPGLGRRLPALPRSLGEGALRPPPPRGPAPEESERSRGSPAPPAQTAPAEDDRPASQLSWSLPASPPPPRPGLWRGSRPPARGEGSALPRRDFAGSPGPRGQLGRTRLPEDTLRFTASSSPEKAGDRPPGDSSILPRRDFEGHPQFPPSTLLPLPPFPTEGIFTQRRIFWFRPRCEEYFVLGRGGFHTGI, from the exons ATGCGCCAGGCTCTGCTGCGTGCTGCCAACCCCCAGGACATGGCACCACGGGCACGAACTGATGCCCAGGGAGCTCCACCTGAACACGGAGAAGAACTTGTCCAAGGAGCACTGGAGCCCGTTACCCAGGGAGCTTGCGGAGGCTCCCTCATGGCAATATCCCAGACACAATCCTGTGCTCCGGGCTGTCCCACAGCGCTCCGGGCCGCCCCACCGCGCTCCTTCCAGCGCAACCCGTCCCCACCATCCCGGGGCCCGCGGGCCCGGCCGGGAGCGGGACTCGAACCCGCGGTGCCacctccccgccgccgccggccgcAGCCGCTAGATGGCGCCGCCCCAACGAGCAAGGCGGGGGCTCCGCAGCGCCCCGGACGCCCCTGGCGgccgcgcgccgccgccgcaCCCGCCTTCCCCCAGCGGCGCCGGCGGCCATGGCG AAAAAGGGTCTCGGAATTACCCGGGAGCCGGATCCGCTCCCGCTCCGGCCATGGGGGACCCGCGCTGAGGCTCCCGCCGCCACAGGATGCCGCGGCCGGGCAGCCGCCGACAGAGGCACCGCTGAGGGGAGGCGACGCGCCGGCGGGGGCTTCGCGGCACCGACTCCgccagcggcagcagcggcggcggccgccgcgTCCCTGTGTGTCGGCGGCGCCGGGAATTGCGGGGCTCCGACCCCTTCgggctgagcagagcccggGGCTcggccgccgcctccccgcccTGCCCAGGAGCCTCGGGGAGGGGGCCCTCCGCCCACCGCCCCCGCGGGGACCCGCACCTGAGGAGAGCGAGCGGTCTCGGGGCTCCCCCGCCCCCCCGGCACAGACCGCTCCGGCCGAAGACGATC gaccGGCCTCGCAGCTGAGCTGGTCCCTCCCCGCCTCGCcgccccccccgcgccccggGCTCTGGCGGGGGTCGCGTCCCCCTGCCCGCGGTGAGGGCTCCGCGCTCCCCCGAAGAGACTTTGCGGGGTCCCCCGGCCCCCGAGGACAGCTGGGGAGGACCAGGCTCCCCGAAGACACTCTGCGATTTACCGCGTCCTCCTCCCCCGAAAAGGCTGGGGATCGGCCTCCCGGAGACTCCTCCATCCTTCCCCGAAGAGACTTCGAGGGTCACCCGCAATTTCCTCCTTCCacccttctccccctccctcctttccccacGGAAGGAATTTTTACCCAGCGGAGGATATTTTGGTTTCGCCCTCGCTGCGAAGAGTATTTcgttttggggagggggggtttCCACACGGGAATTTAA